The genomic stretch GACTGTCTTTTAGCATAAAAGCCAAAATCAACAAGGTTAGTGCCATTGAGTAGAGCACGATTTGAGGCCATTCAGGAATCGGCGTAACAGGCGCGGAAAAATTAAATTTAGCATTGCGATCAGCATCGTAAATGCCCCAATATCGTCCTACTTCCCCCTCATTGGTTTTCCATACCTGGTCAAACGCCTCAAGCACGTAATAGGTAACACCTTCTTGCTCGGCCCGACTGGTAAAGCGGCGCAGGAACTTTGCCTGATTTTGTGTTGAAGGTACAGCTTTGTCCCTTGAACGCCCCTTGCTTGGCCAGCCTACTTCTCCCAAAATGATCTCTTTATCCGGATAAGTTTCTTTTAGTTTATCCAATCGATTCCAGACGTAGGGTTCAGCGCTTTCAGTAGGCTTAAACTCCCAGTAAGGCAGAATATGAGCGGCAATAAAATCGACATGAGCTGTAAGTTTGGGATTCTTGATCCAGCGATCCCATGTTTCAGCGGTACTGACACGCCTCCAGCCAACAAAGTGTTGAATTTCTTCAATGTATGCAATTAATTCATCTTCAGTCAACTCCTTGCGCAACAGCACCTCATTGCCCACTATGACTCTTACAATATTTTTATTAAATTCGCTGTAAAGCTCCTTGAAGCGATTTATTTCTTTACGGTTCTGCTCTTTATCATCCGACAGCCAAATACCGACGGTGACATTAAGGCCAAGCGGTTCTGCCAAACGGGGTATTAAACCAAGTGTTTCCGCTACGGAGTAGGTACGTACCGCATGCACCTTGCCCGAGAGTAACTCAAGATCGGCCTGAATCTGTTCTATGGTAGGGTATTGATCCTTTGCTGGATCTTGACCCGGATGGTAAGGTGAAAAAGCTATGCCCTGAATGACATCTGGCCAAACGGGCTCGTGATCAGGTTGATTAGCGTAAGCCCAAAGCCCAACCATCAAAGCACCGATAGCAATAATAATAATGAATGTTGCTCGATTCATATTTACTCAAATCTAAAAGGTTAACCATCTGGTTAGAAATACTTTTGCTAGACATTATGTATTAACCAACCCTCCGTGAACGGCAGGCATTATCCCATACATGACGACACATAAAAAATTAAGGAAGATCTGATTAAGTTTGAAACAAGGGATCAAGTCTATTTTACTCATGAAAATACGGATTCAGGGTTACGTTACTCTGAATTTATGCCGCACATACCGCAAGAGCAAAAAGACAACGGGCCATAACAATGCACTTGTAAAAGGTGTTATCCAATACGTCCAGCTTTGAATAGAGTGACCACTGATGCCTTGCACCCACAGCAACGGAACGTGGTGTGCTAATAACAATAGCAAAAATAGTACCAGCGACTGGTGCAAGAGTGGTTTAACTCTGATTCGCCTGTATAGCATCAAAGTAACGTAAGCCACGATGCTTAGGGCCAGAGCTTGTGCGCCTAGCAAAGTTCCAGATAATACATCCAGCAACAGCCCCACAACCCATGCGCTCAAAATACCAACACGAGACGGTAAAGCCAGACACCAGTAGACCAATACCATTGCAGCCCAGTGAGGACGAAGTGGCTGCGCCCATTCCGGTAGCGGCATAATCATCAACAATATGGCAATAAACAGAGTAAAAACGATCACCCAGCCTGAACTATGTGTATATGCTTTCATTGCACACAATCAACATCAGTGATACTTAATTTATTTTCAACGCACGCAGAATCATTCATATCAGATACTCTGCTTTGGCTTTGAGTCGGCCATATTAATAGCACTTCACGCCCACTATCCAGCAAGGCAAGAGGCTCCGCACTGATCGACATAAAAGTTTGGCCCAGATTTCGCTCAACCGATTTAACAATTGCAACTGGATAATTAGGTGGAAACACACCTCCTAACCCAGAAGTCATCAATAGATCATTTACCTGTATATCTGCACTCACTGGCAGATAGGGTAATGCCAGACGATTACTCGCGCCTCGCCCTTCAACTAGCGCGCGCAACCCATTACGTAACACTTGCACGGGTACTGCATGGTTCGAATCTGTAATCAACATCGCGACACTGGAATAGAGACTCACTTCAAAAACCTGTCCTACCACACCATGGGCGTTCAACACCGGCTGCCCTGGATAAACACCATACTGCGTGCCTTTATCCAATGTTAAGCGACGCGAATAAAACTGGAGATCAGCGGCCAGCAAACCTGCAATAAGCACCCTCTCACCTACGTCTGTGGAAGATTCAAGAAGAAGCCGCAAGCGCTGGTTTTCAGCCGTTAATGCGTCCAGCTTGAGCTGCTGGGTTTGTAGCAATAAATTTTGTGCATGTAACTGTCTGTTTTCCTGTTGTAAGTTTGCTCGCCCTTCAAAGCTACCTTCTAGCCATCGTATCAGCGTAAGCGGTGCATCCACCACATAAATCAGTGGCGACAAAAGTACCGCCATGCCCTTGCGTACATCGCTTAAATAATTTTGCTTATGGTCAACCACCATCAAAGTGATTGAAATAACCACCAAAATAATAAAGTAACCCGTATTAGAACGGTTTCCGGAAAAAAGTCCCACTTAAGAAAATGACCTGTTTTTCTAATGATTCACTGCAGTCGCTTCATTCACTCTGCCACAAAAATATCTCCGCCACGCTCATCAATCATCTCTAATGCACGGCCACCCCCTCGAACAACACAAGTCAAAGGATCTTCGGCAACAATTACGGGCAGACCCGTTTCTTCCATCAACAATTGATCCAGCCCTTGTAACAACGCACCCCCGCCCGTTAGCACCATTCCCTTCTCAGCAATATCTGCGCCCAGATCTGGCGGCGTTTGCTCCAATGCAGCTCTAACCGCACCAACGATACTGGTAAGTGGCTCCTGTAATGCCTCAAGAACTTCATTGTTATTCAAGGTGAAACTGCGTGGCACTCCTTCGGATTGATTTAGCCCCTTCACTTCCATCTCCTTTATTTCATTACTAGGAAAAGCAGAGCCAATTTCATGCTTGATACGTTCAGCCGTCGCATCACCAATCAATGTGCCATAGTTTCGGCGCACATAATTAATAATCGAATTATCAAACCGATCCCCTCCAATTCGTACCGACGACGAATAGACCAGACCATTTAAAGATAAAATAGCAACTTCCGTCGTTCCCCCGCCAATATCGAGCACCATGGAACCACTGGCCTCCCCGACAGGCATACCGGCTCCAATCGCTGCTGCCATCGGCTCGTCAATCAAATAAACATCGCGCGCGCCAGCCCCTTCGGCTGACTCTTTGATCGCACGCCGTTCAACCTGAGTTGACCCACAAGGCACACAAATCAAAACCCGTGGGCTGGGGCGAAAAAATTTACTTTCATGTACTTGATGAATAAAATGCTGCAACATCTTTTCTGTCACGGTGAAATCAGCAATTACTCCATCTTTAAGTGGGCGTATTGCTACAATATTTCCAGGGGTACGGCCAATCATCAATTTAGCCTCCATCCCCACCGCAGCAATTTTTTTAGGCCCACCCGGCCCACGATCATGGCGTATCGCTACGACAGACGGTTCATTGAGAACAATTCCTTGCCCTCTTGCATAAATCAATGTATTAGCTGTTCCCAGATCAATAGAAAGATCATTGGAAAACATGCCGCGCAGGCCTTTAAATAGCATCATATTGGAAGAATCACCCTGACATTTAACTCGAAAATTTTTAGTATTATCCTAGAATTATAGTAGCATTCATACACACGTATTACTTAGCTCGACACAATCTATCAATGTATAAGGGCTTTGGGCAAGCGCTTTTCTATGATAAGTTGCTATTTTTATTTATTATTAGGAGTGCTCTGCATGAGTTTGCAGCAATCTGACATTGAAAAAGTCGCACATTTAGCACGTTTAAGCATTGATCCCTCTGATATACCAGAACATATTAAAAATTTATCCGACATCCTCGACCTGGTTGAGCAAATGAATGCCGTTGATACGGAGAGTGTGACTCCCATGGCTCACCCCATGGATGCAACCCAACGCCTTCGATCCGATGAAGCCACTGAAACAGATCAACGCGAACAATTTCAAGCGCTTGCTCCTCAAGTGGAGGCAGGGCTTTACCTCGTACCCAAAGTCATTGAATAATACCCCCAAAATCAGATAACGATACGCCCTAATAGCATATAGATACAGGACGACTTAACATGCACGACAAAACAGTTGCAGAGCTCGGAGCCGGACTTCGTAGCGGTGAGTTTTCAAGCGAAGAGCTTACACGCATCTTTCTTGATCGCATTGAAAAGCATGATGGAGCACTGAACAGCTTTATTACTGTCACACCGGAGCTTGCCATTGAGCAAGCCATCGCGGCGGACGCTCGCATCAAGGCCAATAATGCCACACCACTCACGGGCATTCCCTTTGCGCACAAAGATATTTTTTGCACACAAGGTATTCGTACCAGCTGTGGCTCTAAAATGTTGGATAACTTTATTTCACCTTATGATGCAACCGTGGTTTCCCGCCTTAAGTCCGCAGGCATTGTGACCTTGGGTAAAACCAACATGGACGAATTTGCCATGGGTTCCAGCAATGAAACCAGTTATTACGGTGCCGTTAAAAATCCGTGGGATACCAAGGCAGTGCCTGGCGGCTCATCTGGTGGCTCTGCCGCAGCGGTAGCTGCACGTTTAACCCCAGTGGCCAGTGGCACGGATACGGGCGGTTCGATTCGCCAACCCGCCGCACTCTGTGGAGTGACGGGTTTAAAACCCACCTACGGCCGTGTTTCACGCTACGGCATGATCGCTTTCGCTTCCAGCCTTGACCAGGGCGGCCCGATGACACGCACCGCCGAAGATGCGGCCATCGTACTCAATGCCATGGCAGGATTTGATGCACGTGACTCCACCAGTATTGACAAGCCCGTTCCTGATTACACCGCCCATCTGGGCGATTCACTCAAAGGGCTTAAAATCGGCCTTCCCAAAGAGTACTTTGGCGAAGGACTAGATCCGGATGTGGCTGATGCGATTGATGCATCCATCAAAGAATACCAAAAACTTGGTGCTGAAATTGTTGAAATCAGCCTACCGAATACACACTTGGCCGTACCGACCTATTATGTTGTTGCACCCGCAGAGTGCTCCACCAACCTGTCACGTTATGATGGTGTTCGCTTTGGCCACCGCTGTGATTCACCCAAAAACCTGGAAGACCTCTATAAACGCTCTCGCGGTGAAGGTTTCGGCGAGGAAGTAAAGCGCCGCATCATGATGGGTACTTACGCACTCTCTTCAGGTTATTACGATGCTTATTATCTCAAGGCGCAAAAAATTCGCAGGCTGATCAGTGATGACTTTCGCAAGGCCTTCGAGCAAGTTGATCTGATCGCGGGCCCCACCACACCGACCACAGCATTTAACATTGGCGAAAAAAATGATGACCCTGTCAGCATGTACCTCTCTGACATCTATACGATTGCCGCCAACCTTGCGGGTCTGCCTGGCATCTCGATACCTGCAGGTTTTGTCTCGGGCCGCCCTGTCGGTTTGCAGCTGATTGGCAACTATTTTGAAGAAGCAGGGCTGCTCAGTGCAGCTCATCAATACCAACAGGTCACAGACTGGCACACCCGCCGCCCTGAAGGTTTCTGAATTTTTAAAGGTATTAGAATAATGGAATGGGAAGTTGTTATCGGGCTGGAAATCCATGCCCAACTTGCGACAAAAAGTAAAATATTTTCAGGTGCAGCCACAGCTTACGGCGCTGCGCCCAACACTCAAGCCTGCGCCATTGATTTGGGCATGCCCGGTGTTTTGCCCGTACTCAATAAAGAAGCGGTGCGCATGGCGATTAAATTCGGCACTGCCATTGGAGCTCATATTGCACCACGCTCAGTATTCGCACGTAAAAATTATTTTTACCCTGATCTACCCAAAGGGTATCAAATCAGCCAGTTTGAACTTCCCATTGTTGGCGTTGGCCACCTTGATATCGAACTGGAAGATGGCTCAAACAAAAGAATTGGTGTGACACGCGCCCATCTGGAAGAAGATGCTGGAAAATCACTGCATGAAGATTTTCATGGCCTCACAGGTGTTGACTTGAATCGCGCAGGCACACCGTTGCTGGAAATAGTCTCCGAGCCCGACATGCGCTCCGCAAAAGAGGCTGTCACTTATATGAAAAAAATTCACTCACTGGTTCGCTACCTCGAAATTTGTGACGGCAACATGCAGGAAGGCTCATTTCGCTGCGATGCCAATATTTCAATGCGTCCCAAAGGCCAAAAAGAGTACGGCACGCGTGCAGAGATCAAAAACCTCAACTCTTTTCGCTTTGTTGAACGTGCCATCAATATTGAGATCGAACGTCAAATTGACATTCTCGAAGACGGCGGCACCGTTACGCAAGAGACTCGTCTCTACGACTCAGCAAAAAATGAGACACGCTCCATGCGCAGCAAGGAAGAAGCGTTTGATTATCGCTACTTTCCTGATCCAGATTTACTGCCTGTTGAGCTGGCAAGTGAAGAGATCGAAGCCATTCGTAAAACACTGCCCGAGTTACCTCACCAGAAAAAAGAACGCTTTACAGCGTCATTTAGCCTCACCCCTTACGATGCAGGCGTACTCACCAGTAGTCGTGAACTGGCTGATTTTTTTGAAAATGTTGTGATCTCTTCTGGTAATGAAAACAAGCTGGCTGCAAACTGGGTCATGGGTGATTTCATGGCGGCGCTGAATAAAGCGGGCGTTGACATTACAGCGAGTCCCGTCAGTGCCGAGCAACTGGGCGGCATGATTCAACGCATTGCAGACAATACAATTTCTGGAAAAATAGCCAAACAGATTTTTGAAGCTATTTGGAACGGAGAAGGTGATACTGATACTATCATTGAGAAAAAAGGACTTAAACAGATCACCGATAGCGGTGCGATTGAAGCCATCATTGATGGAATCATCACTAATAACCCCAATCAAACCGAGCAATATCGTGCAGGGAAAGATAAACTTTTTGGGTTTTTCGTCGGCCAAACCATGAAAGCAAC from Gammaproteobacteria bacterium encodes the following:
- the mreD gene encoding rod shape-determining protein MreD, encoding MKAYTHSSGWVIVFTLFIAILLMIMPLPEWAQPLRPHWAAMVLVYWCLALPSRVGILSAWVVGLLLDVLSGTLLGAQALALSIVAYVTLMLYRRIRVKPLLHQSLVLFLLLLLAHHVPLLWVQGISGHSIQSWTYWITPFTSALLWPVVFLLLRYVRHKFRVT
- the mreC gene encoding rod shape-determining protein MreC, producing the protein MGLFSGNRSNTGYFIILVVISITLMVVDHKQNYLSDVRKGMAVLLSPLIYVVDAPLTLIRWLEGSFEGRANLQQENRQLHAQNLLLQTQQLKLDALTAENQRLRLLLESSTDVGERVLIAGLLAADLQFYSRRLTLDKGTQYGVYPGQPVLNAHGVVGQVFEVSLYSSVAMLITDSNHAVPVQVLRNGLRALVEGRGASNRLALPYLPVSADIQVNDLLMTSGLGGVFPPNYPVAIVKSVERNLGQTFMSISAEPLALLDSGREVLLIWPTQSQSRVSDMNDSACVENKLSITDVDCVQ
- a CDS encoding rod shape-determining protein; the encoded protein is MLFKGLRGMFSNDLSIDLGTANTLIYARGQGIVLNEPSVVAIRHDRGPGGPKKIAAVGMEAKLMIGRTPGNIVAIRPLKDGVIADFTVTEKMLQHFIHQVHESKFFRPSPRVLICVPCGSTQVERRAIKESAEGAGARDVYLIDEPMAAAIGAGMPVGEASGSMVLDIGGGTTEVAILSLNGLVYSSSVRIGGDRFDNSIINYVRRNYGTLIGDATAERIKHEIGSAFPSNEIKEMEVKGLNQSEGVPRSFTLNNNEVLEALQEPLTSIVGAVRAALEQTPPDLGADIAEKGMVLTGGGALLQGLDQLLMEETGLPVIVAEDPLTCVVRGGGRALEMIDERGGDIFVAE
- the gatC gene encoding Asp-tRNA(Asn)/Glu-tRNA(Gln) amidotransferase subunit GatC, which encodes MSLQQSDIEKVAHLARLSIDPSDIPEHIKNLSDILDLVEQMNAVDTESVTPMAHPMDATQRLRSDEATETDQREQFQALAPQVEAGLYLVPKVIE
- the gatA gene encoding Asp-tRNA(Asn)/Glu-tRNA(Gln) amidotransferase subunit GatA, translating into MHDKTVAELGAGLRSGEFSSEELTRIFLDRIEKHDGALNSFITVTPELAIEQAIAADARIKANNATPLTGIPFAHKDIFCTQGIRTSCGSKMLDNFISPYDATVVSRLKSAGIVTLGKTNMDEFAMGSSNETSYYGAVKNPWDTKAVPGGSSGGSAAAVAARLTPVASGTDTGGSIRQPAALCGVTGLKPTYGRVSRYGMIAFASSLDQGGPMTRTAEDAAIVLNAMAGFDARDSTSIDKPVPDYTAHLGDSLKGLKIGLPKEYFGEGLDPDVADAIDASIKEYQKLGAEIVEISLPNTHLAVPTYYVVAPAECSTNLSRYDGVRFGHRCDSPKNLEDLYKRSRGEGFGEEVKRRIMMGTYALSSGYYDAYYLKAQKIRRLISDDFRKAFEQVDLIAGPTTPTTAFNIGEKNDDPVSMYLSDIYTIAANLAGLPGISIPAGFVSGRPVGLQLIGNYFEEAGLLSAAHQYQQVTDWHTRRPEGF
- the gatB gene encoding Asp-tRNA(Asn)/Glu-tRNA(Gln) amidotransferase subunit GatB, coding for MEWEVVIGLEIHAQLATKSKIFSGAATAYGAAPNTQACAIDLGMPGVLPVLNKEAVRMAIKFGTAIGAHIAPRSVFARKNYFYPDLPKGYQISQFELPIVGVGHLDIELEDGSNKRIGVTRAHLEEDAGKSLHEDFHGLTGVDLNRAGTPLLEIVSEPDMRSAKEAVTYMKKIHSLVRYLEICDGNMQEGSFRCDANISMRPKGQKEYGTRAEIKNLNSFRFVERAINIEIERQIDILEDGGTVTQETRLYDSAKNETRSMRSKEEAFDYRYFPDPDLLPVELASEEIEAIRKTLPELPHQKKERFTASFSLTPYDAGVLTSSRELADFFENVVISSGNENKLAANWVMGDFMAALNKAGVDITASPVSAEQLGGMIQRIADNTISGKIAKQIFEAIWNGEGDTDTIIEKKGLKQITDSGAIEAIIDGIITNNPNQTEQYRAGKDKLFGFFVGQTMKATQGKANPAQVNSLLKEKLNR